In Grus americana isolate bGruAme1 chromosome 19, bGruAme1.mat, whole genome shotgun sequence, the following are encoded in one genomic region:
- the SRRM3 gene encoding serine/arginine repetitive matrix protein 3, whose protein sequence is MALYNNGADVPSPQEASNGFSQPGASGTWHKGEEEVRLVEPSLVKKAHREILDHERKRRVELKCMELQEMMEEQGYSEEEIRQKVGTFRQMLMEKEGVLTREDQHGRQIVIENHHGVDGEEYVAEYPDYGEGCLLQCDCSAECYREDSGHHEYRVKRRSSSSTSPPPKKKKKKKSGHRRSRKKRKPGSERSCDSSSPIRKEKKKKTGKKHRRDRSESGSRKKRRHRSRSPKNKRKEKNKERKRSRSESPAWRSHRRSSCSSHSASLSSDDSDSKSPGRLSPKRRQDGPKGSSARSSHSPSSPSPRRSASPHQNGHKGSAQNGRHSHSAPLLEPSDRPASVSPSPRAHGRTELPSPRTRGGRHGARSPRSPTPERAKHGHRHRSRSASPPPRHRGQSKGRPPAPREPPPPPVSPAGYSSDSEGSAGSHPYHPLLGPDRNHGAHAKKVKERHHRGRPNSSSESSAKHSRHASERRKSPSPSPGQRSSSWSSSGSLSKSRSRSREKRAGRSRSRSPSPKKPASREKDNEPRTRHSDPDPARARRRSRSYSPIRKRRRDSPSFMEPRRITSARKRPIPYYRPSPSSSSSLSTYSYSRSRSRSYDSYSTSRSRSRTRSPPSRSRSPSRSPSYNSRSSSESAGF, encoded by the exons ATGGCTCTCTACAACAACGGGGCTGACGTGCCTTCGCCCCAGGAAGCCTCCAACGGCTTCTCGCAGCCCGGTGCCTCGGGTACGTGGCacaagggggaggaggaggtgcgCCTGGTGGAGCCCAGCCTGGTGAAGAAGGCTCACCGGGAAATCCTGGACCATGAGCGCAAGCGGCGGGTGGAGCTGAAGTGCATGGAGCTGCAGGAGATGATGGAGGAGCAGGG GTACTCCGAAGAGGAGATCCGGCAGAAAGTGGGGACCTTTCGGCAAATGCTGATGGAGAAGGAAGGCGTGCTCACCAGGGAGGACCAGCACGGGCGCCAAAT CGTGATAGAAAACCACCATGGGGTGGATGGGGAGGAGTACGTGGCGGAGTACCCCGACTACGGCGAgggctgcctgctgcagtgCGACTGCTCGGCCGAGTGCTACCGTGAGGACAGCGGCCACCACGAGTACAG AGTGAAAAGACGCTCGAGCAGCTCCACCTCTCCTCCgcccaagaagaaaaagaaaaagaaatcgGGTCACCGCCGGAGCCG CAAAAAGAGGAAACCCGGCTCGGAGCGCAG cTGCGACAGCTCTTCACCCATCcgcaaggaaaagaaaaagaagactgGAAAGAAACACAGACGTGACAG GTCTGAGTCGGGGTCACGGAAGAAGAGAAGACACAG GTCCCGAAGCCCCAAGAACAAAcggaaagagaaaaacaaagagcgCAAGAG GTCCCGCAGTGAGTCCCCAGCCTGGCGCTCGCACCGgcgcagctcctgcagctcccacagCGCCTCGCTCTCCTCCGATGACAGCGACTCCAAATCCCCCGGCAG GCTAAGCCCCAAGCGCCGGCAGGACGGCCCCAAGGGCAGCAGCGCCCGCTCCAGCCACAGCCCGTCCTCCCCCTCGCCCCGCCGCTCGGCCTCGCCGCACCAGAACGGGCACAAGGGCAGCGCCCAGAACGGCCGCCACAGCCACAGCGCCCCGCTCCTGGAGCCCTCGGAT AGGCCGGCCTCGGTGTCCCCCTCTCCTCGGGCTCACGGCAGGACGGAGCTGCCGTCCCCCCGCACCCGGGGGGGCCGACAcggtgcccgcagcccccggtCGCCCACGCCGGAGCGGGCCAAGCACGGCCACCGGCATCGCTCCCGCAGCGcctcgccgccgccccgccaTCGCGGCCAGAGCAAGGGacggcccccggccccccgggagcccccgccgccgccggtcAGCCCCGCCGGCTACAGCAGCGACTCAGAGGGCTCGGCGGGCTCCCACCCCTACCACCCGCTGCTCGGCCCCGACAGGAACCACGGCGCCCACGCCAAGAA GGTGAAGGAGAGGCACCACCGGGGCCGGCCCAACAGCAGCTCGGAGTCGTCGGCCAAGCACTCCCGGCACGCCTCGGAGCGGAGGAAGAGCCCATCGCCCAGCCCCGGCcagcgcagcagctcctggagctcCAGCGGCTCCCTCTCCAAGTCCCGTTCCCGCTCCcgggagaagagagcaggacGCAGCCGCTCCCGCTCGCCCTCGCCGAAAAAACCCGCCAGCAG AGAGAAGGACAACGAGCCCAGAACACGCCACAGTGACCCCGATCCTGCCCGCGCCCGGCGCCGCTCCAGGAGCTACTCCCCCATCAGGAAGAGGAGACGTGACTCCCCCAGCTTCATGGAGCCCAGGAGGATCACGAG CGCTCGCAAGCGTCCCATCCCCTACTACCGCCCCAGCCCCTCGTCCTCCAGCTCGCTGAGCACCTACTCCTACAGCCGCAGCCGCAGCCGCAGCTACGACAGCTACAGCACCAGCCGCAGCCGCAGCCGGActcgcagcccccccagccgctcccgcagccccagccGCAGCCCCAGCTACAACAGCCGCAGCAGCTCGGAGAGCGCCGGCTTCTGA
- the HSPB1 gene encoding heat shock protein beta-1 gives MAERRVPFTFLRSPSWDPFRDWYHGSRLFDQSFGMPHIPEDWYKWPSGSAWPGYFRLLPRESALMPAPGSPYGQALSRQLSSGISEIRQTADSWKVTLDVNHFAPEELVVKTKDNIVEITGKHEEKQDEHGFISRCFTRKYTLPPGIEATAVRSSLSPDGMLTVEAPLPKPAIQSAEITIPVTVESQAKEPAKK, from the exons ATGGCCGAGCGCCGCGTCCCCTTCACCTTCCTGCGCAGCCCCAGCTGGGACCCCTTCCGTGACTGGTACCATGGCAGCCGCCTCTTCGACCAGTCCTTTGGGATGCCCCACATCCCCGAGGATTGGTACAAGTGGCCGAGCGGCAGCGCCTGGCCGGGATATTTCCGTCTGCTGCCCCGGGAGAGCGCGCTGATGCCAGCCCCCGGCTCGCCCTACGGGCAGGCGCTGAGCCGCCAGCTCAGCAGCGGCATCTCCGAGATCCGCCAGACCGCCGACAGCTGGAAGGTCACCTTGGACGTCAACCACTTCGCGCCCGAGGAGCTGGTGGTCAAGACCAAGGATAATATCGTGGAGATAacgg gcaAACACGAGGAGAAGCAGGATGAACACGGCTTCATCTCGAGGTGCTTCACCCGAAAATACAC CCTCCCCCCCGGCATCGAAGCCACGGCTGTGCGGTCCTCGCTGTCCCCCGACGGCATGCTCACGGTGGAGGCGCCGCTGCCCAAGCCGGCCATCCAGTCTGCCGAAATCACCATCCCCGTCACTGTGGAGAGCCAAGCCAAGGAGCCAGCCAAGAAGTAG